One Primulina huaijiensis isolate GDHJ02 unplaced genomic scaffold, ASM1229523v2 scaffold38877, whole genome shotgun sequence genomic window, AATTCCCCAAGTGAGGTTTCTTTGTCCTACCAAGAATCTCAATCACACCTTCGTCATTCTCCTGAAACTAACTATGGCTCACCTTCCAGTGTTTCTTGCATTACTGAAGATGCAAATAACTTTAGGAACAAGTTGAAAGAACTTGAGACTGTGATGCTTGGACCAGATATCGAGCCTTATGATGATTATACAGTATTGGGCAGCATGGCCTCGGCCGAGATTCTTGATAGTCTAAGACAAATGATGGAGGCCATACCTAAGAAGGACTTGAAGCAGCTACTCATTGCCTGTGCAAAAGCGATATCAAACAATGATTTACTAATGGCACAATGGCTCATGTCGGAGTTACGTCAGCTGGTGTCGGTCTCTGGTGAACCTATGCAGCGTTTAGGAGCGTACATGTTAGAAGGGCTTGTGGCGAAGCTAAGTTCTTCGGGGAGTTCCATTTATAAATCTTTTATATGCAAAGAACCGGCTAGTTTCGAGCTACTCTCTTATATGCACATTCTTTTTGAAATTTGCCCTTTCTTCAAATTCGGATACATGTCAGCAAATGGTGCCATTGCAGAAGCCATGAAAGATGAGGATAGGATTCACATTATTGATTTCCAGATCGGTCAAGGGAGCCAATGGATTTCTCTAATCCGGGCTTTTGCATCTCGGCCTGGGGGGCCACCTCATATTCGAATAACAGGCATCGACGATTTTACTTCCGCATATGCTCGTGGGGGAGGACTAAACATAGTGGGAAGGAGGCTATCCAAGCTAGCTAAGACATTCAAAGTTCCTTTCGAATTCCACGGTGCAGCCATAGCTGGTTGTGAAGTTAACCTCGAAAATCTCGGAATCCGTCCCAATGAGGCCTTAGCAGTTAACTTTGCTTTTGTGTTACACCGAATGCCGGATGAAAGCGTCAACACGGAAAACCATCGAGACCGAATCTTGAGGATGGTGAAAGGCTTGAATCCGATGGTG contains:
- the LOC140968951 gene encoding scarecrow-like protein 21, encoding MQDFEPSGIKSSRSNALCRQPVRYLESSYSLPLTFQPLDHHSSYNNNANNNKYSISSIQNSQYRYCTLESSSLSVKKDPTMFNSPSEVSLSYQESQSHLRHSPETNYGSPSSVSCITEDANNFRNKLKELETVMLGPDIEPYDDYTVLGSMASAEILDSLRQMMEAIPKKDLKQLLIACAKAISNNDLLMAQWLMSELRQLVSVSGEPMQRLGAYMLEGLVAKLSSSGSSIYKSFICKEPASFELLSYMHILFEICPFFKFGYMSANGAIAEAMKDEDRIHIIDFQIGQGSQWISLIRAFASRPGGPPHIRITGIDDFTSAYARGGGLNIVGRRLSKLAKTFKVPFEFHGAAIAGCEVNLENLGIRPNEALAVNFAFVLHRMPDESVNTENHRDRILRMVKGLNPMVVTLVEQEFNTNTAAFYPRFLEALDYYTALFESIDVTLPREHKARINVEQHCLAREVVNIMACEGTERVERHELLGKWRSRFNMAGFSPYPLSSLVNATIKTLLENYCNKYRLEERDGALYLGWMDRDLIASCAWK